The Populus alba chromosome 6, ASM523922v2, whole genome shotgun sequence genome contains a region encoding:
- the LOC118043785 gene encoding uncharacterized protein isoform X1, whose translation MMSLSALIHAPSPCFLSTTHRSTSSPDPTTVRSSSMAASARIAVVGDVHDDWNLEEDSKALQLLQPDLVLFTGDFGNENVELVQSIADLNLPKVVILGNHDSWKTQHFSGKRKDGVQRQLECLGEEHVAYKRLDFPTLKVSVVGGRPFSCGGEQIFRRSLLSARYGIQDMDGSADRIYNAALGTPEDHMVILLAHNGPTGLGSNLNDICGKDWVFGGGDHGDPDLAQAISHLKETTKISIRLVVFGHMHKELAYGNGLRKMIVVGADKTIYLNGAIVPRVRRLVAGQGTDNTNFMNNETSVFSPGSRGTMRAFTLVEILEGRVDKIAETWVSVIEDETAIEEEHVLFQRGN comes from the exons ATGATGAGCTTAAGCGCGTTAATTCACGCGCCATCTCCCTGTTTTCTCTCCACTACTCACCGCTCCACTTCGTCCCCCGACCCGACCACCGTACGCTCCTCCTCAATGGCAGCCTCCGCCCGAATAGCAGTCGTTGGAGACGTC CATGATGATTGGAATCTTGAAGAAGATTCAAAAGCACTTCAACTTTTGCAG CCAGATCTGGTGCTCTTCACAG GTGACTTTGGTAATGAGAATGTGGAACTTGTCCAAAGCATTGCGGATCTTAATTTACCTAAAGTAGTTATCTTAGGAAACCACGATTCATGGAAGACTCAACATTTTTCAGGAAA GAGGAAGGATGGTGTTCAACGTCAGCTGGAATG TCTTGGCGAAGAGCATGTAGCTTACAAGAGATTAGATTTCCCTACACTAAAAGTCAGTGTAGTTGGTGGACGGCCATTTTCTTGTGGTGGTGAGCAGATATTCCGGAGAAGTCTTCTCTCTGCAAG atATGGAATCCAAGACATGGATGGAAGTGCTGATAGAATCTACAATGCTGCTTTGGGCACTCCAGAAGACCATATGGTTATACTTCTTGCACATAATGGACCAACAG GCCTTGGTTCTAACTTGAATGACATATGCGGGAAAGATTGGGTTTTTGGAGGTGGTGACCATGGTGATCCAG ATCTAGCACAAGCCATATCCCATCTAAAAGAGACTACCAAGATCAGTATTCGCCTGGTTGTGTTTGGTCACATGCATAAAGAGCTAGCATATGGAAATGGTCTTCGGAAAATGATTGTGGTTGGTGCTGACAAGACTATATACCTGAATGGGGCCATCGTTCCTCGAGTTCGAAGATTAGTTGCTGGACAAGGAACTGACAACACAAACTTCATGAACAACGAAACTTCAGTGTTTTCCCCAGGGTCTAGAGGCACAATGCGAGCCTTCACTTTAGTGGAGATTCTGGAAGGGAGAGTGGATAAAATTGCAGAGACCTGGGTTTCTGTTATTGAAGATGAGACTGCTATAGAAGAGGAGCATGTATTATTTCAACGTGGCAATTAG
- the LOC118043785 gene encoding uncharacterized protein isoform X2, whose translation MMIGILKKIQKHFNFCSQIWCSSQAGDFGNENVELVQSIADLNLPKVVILGNHDSWKTQHFSGKRKDGVQRQLECLGEEHVAYKRLDFPTLKVSVVGGRPFSCGGEQIFRRSLLSARYGIQDMDGSADRIYNAALGTPEDHMVILLAHNGPTGLGSNLNDICGKDWVFGGGDHGDPDLAQAISHLKETTKISIRLVVFGHMHKELAYGNGLRKMIVVGADKTIYLNGAIVPRVRRLVAGQGTDNTNFMNNETSVFSPGSRGTMRAFTLVEILEGRVDKIAETWVSVIEDETAIEEEHVLFQRGN comes from the exons ATGATGATTGGAATCTTGAAGAAGATTCAAAAGCACTTCAACTTTTGCAG CCAGATCTGGTGCTCTTCACAGGCAG GTGACTTTGGTAATGAGAATGTGGAACTTGTCCAAAGCATTGCGGATCTTAATTTACCTAAAGTAGTTATCTTAGGAAACCACGATTCATGGAAGACTCAACATTTTTCAGGAAA GAGGAAGGATGGTGTTCAACGTCAGCTGGAATG TCTTGGCGAAGAGCATGTAGCTTACAAGAGATTAGATTTCCCTACACTAAAAGTCAGTGTAGTTGGTGGACGGCCATTTTCTTGTGGTGGTGAGCAGATATTCCGGAGAAGTCTTCTCTCTGCAAG atATGGAATCCAAGACATGGATGGAAGTGCTGATAGAATCTACAATGCTGCTTTGGGCACTCCAGAAGACCATATGGTTATACTTCTTGCACATAATGGACCAACAG GCCTTGGTTCTAACTTGAATGACATATGCGGGAAAGATTGGGTTTTTGGAGGTGGTGACCATGGTGATCCAG ATCTAGCACAAGCCATATCCCATCTAAAAGAGACTACCAAGATCAGTATTCGCCTGGTTGTGTTTGGTCACATGCATAAAGAGCTAGCATATGGAAATGGTCTTCGGAAAATGATTGTGGTTGGTGCTGACAAGACTATATACCTGAATGGGGCCATCGTTCCTCGAGTTCGAAGATTAGTTGCTGGACAAGGAACTGACAACACAAACTTCATGAACAACGAAACTTCAGTGTTTTCCCCAGGGTCTAGAGGCACAATGCGAGCCTTCACTTTAGTGGAGATTCTGGAAGGGAGAGTGGATAAAATTGCAGAGACCTGGGTTTCTGTTATTGAAGATGAGACTGCTATAGAAGAGGAGCATGTATTATTTCAACGTGGCAATTAG